In Alkaliphilus flagellatus, one DNA window encodes the following:
- a CDS encoding GNAT family N-acetyltransferase yields the protein MNLVIKRFENLTPKEVYSILKLRNAVFIVEQNCAYQDCDDNDDRAFHLFIKEKDDVVAYLRILDKGITFDEIAIGRVVVEKRHRGTGLSRKIMNKAIDFVVNEIGETSIKIQAQSYLIEFYESLGFKAISEEYLEDEIPHIDMLLYKSISIK from the coding sequence ATGAATTTGGTAATTAAAAGGTTTGAGAATCTAACACCTAAAGAAGTATATAGTATTTTGAAATTAAGAAATGCCGTTTTCATCGTAGAGCAGAACTGTGCATATCAAGATTGTGACGATAATGATGACCGTGCATTTCATTTATTCATCAAGGAAAAAGATGATGTTGTTGCATACTTAAGAATCTTAGATAAGGGAATAACTTTTGATGAAATCGCAATCGGAAGAGTTGTGGTAGAGAAGCGTCATCGTGGAACTGGTCTATCACGAAAGATTATGAACAAAGCAATTGACTTTGTAGTTAATGAAATCGGCGAAACTTCAATTAAAATTCAGGCACAATCATATTTAATCGAATTTTACGAAAGCTTAGGCTTTAAAGCAATATCCGAAGAATATTTAGAAGACGAAATACCTCATATTGATATGCTGCTTTATAAATCAATTTCTATAAAGTGA
- a CDS encoding putative quinol monooxygenase: MLKVIAEDFIKNEYLEVVAPMYAELVAATKKEPGCVEYNLFVDEDDETHFIFIEEWINHQALDAHCASEHFTRLVPLINQYQYKEGTALLMKSF, translated from the coding sequence ATGCTAAAGGTCATTGCTGAGGATTTTATCAAAAATGAATATCTCGAAGTTGTCGCACCGATGTATGCAGAATTAGTAGCTGCAACAAAAAAGGAGCCAGGATGTGTAGAATACAATCTTTTCGTTGATGAAGATGATGAAACACATTTTATTTTCATCGAGGAATGGATTAATCATCAGGCGTTGGATGCACATTGTGCGTCAGAGCACTTTACACGCCTTGTTCCTTTGATTAACCAGTACCAATATAAAGAAGGTACTGCACTGCTAATGAAATCCTTTTAA